In one window of Henckelia pumila isolate YLH828 chromosome 1, ASM3356847v2, whole genome shotgun sequence DNA:
- the LOC140874400 gene encoding uncharacterized protein — translation MQTHISAQDDYMWYVITDGSMKILKVNTAIAISRGEPQMVEKPKAESSTEDKKKSNLDNLAKYILYKTLDKNMFIKIKTCSTAKEIWEKLTQLCEGTDQTKENKLTVAIQKFDNVKMKSGETMAEFDERFSNIICELISLVKIYNNHEIALKVMRALPREWDVKTIAMRESKDLSKLELHDLFADLKAYEFELGIRTE, via the coding sequence ATGCAGACACATATTTCTGCTCAAGATGATTATATGTGGTACGTCATCACTGATGGCTCAATGAAGATTCTCAAAGTCAATACTGCCATAGCCATCTCAAGAGGCGAACCACAGATGGTTGAAAAACCCAAAGCAGAATCGAGCACTGAGGAcaagaagaaatcaaatctTGACAACTTAGCCAAATATATTCTGTACAAAACTCTAGACAAAAACAtgttcatcaaaatcaagactTGTTCTACTGCCAAAGAAATCTGGGAGAAACTCACTCAACTGTGCGAGGGCACTGACCAAACCAAAGAGAACAAACTCACTGTAGCCATTCAGAAGTTTGATAATGTAAAAATGAAATCAGGAGAAACCATGGCCgagtttgatgaaagatttAGCAACATTATTTGTGAACTTATATCTCTagttaaaatttataataatcaTGAAATTGCTTTGAAGGTCATGCGTGCACTGCCTAGAGAGTGGGATGTCAAGACTATAGCCATGAGGGAATCAAAAGATCTAAGCAAACTAGAACTTCACGATTTGTTTgctgatctcaaagcctacgagtttgAACTCGGAATACGAACTGAATAA